In a single window of the Bacteroidota bacterium genome:
- a CDS encoding response regulator, protein MKKILLIEDNPEMRENTAEILEFAGYQVSAAVNGREGIQKAREENPDLILCDIMMPEMDGYAVLFLLNKDPKTAGVPFIFLTAKADKSEMRKGMNLGADDYLTKPYEEMELLDAIESRFKRSEIVRKDFTNDLTGLNAFLDEAKGKEALGKLSADRKTRVFKRKENIYYEGEYPNNLYFIIKGKVKGWRMNEDGKELITDLYKTGEFLGYLPLITNVPFTETATALEETEAALIPKDDFLELFHRDRDVAYRFIKMLASNVHEKEEKLLSLAYSSVRARVAEALLHLRDRYQEKSTGPFSISISRDDLAGMVGTATESLIRTLSEFKNEHLLEISGREITVLDTHGLERARQYY, encoded by the coding sequence ATGAAGAAGATTTTGCTGATTGAAGACAATCCAGAAATGCGGGAAAACACCGCTGAGATTCTGGAGTTTGCAGGCTATCAGGTTTCTGCCGCCGTGAATGGACGGGAAGGCATTCAAAAGGCAAGGGAGGAGAATCCTGATTTGATTCTTTGCGACATCATGATGCCCGAGATGGATGGCTATGCGGTTTTGTTCTTGCTCAACAAGGACCCGAAAACGGCTGGAGTTCCGTTCATTTTCCTTACCGCGAAGGCAGATAAGAGCGAAATGCGCAAAGGAATGAACCTTGGCGCGGATGATTACCTGACCAAACCTTATGAGGAAATGGAACTGCTCGACGCCATCGAGAGCCGTTTCAAGCGCAGTGAAATCGTGCGGAAAGACTTCACCAATGACTTGACAGGGTTAAATGCATTTTTGGATGAGGCCAAGGGCAAAGAAGCCTTGGGGAAACTTTCAGCCGACCGCAAAACCAGGGTTTTCAAGCGCAAAGAGAATATCTATTACGAAGGCGAATATCCCAATAATCTCTATTTCATCATCAAAGGCAAGGTAAAAGGCTGGCGGATGAATGAGGACGGCAAGGAATTGATCACCGACCTTTACAAAACCGGTGAATTTCTCGGCTATTTGCCTTTGATTACGAATGTTCCCTTTACTGAAACTGCCACCGCCTTGGAGGAGACTGAGGCAGCTTTGATCCCTAAAGATGACTTTTTGGAGTTGTTTCATCGTGATCGCGACGTGGCTTACCGGTTCATCAAGATGCTCGCAAGCAATGTGCATGAAAAAGAAGAGAAGCTTTTGAGCCTCGCCTACAGCAGCGTGCGCGCGCGTGTCGCCGAGGCACTGTTGCACCTGCGTGATAGATATCAGGAGAAATCAACGGGACCTTTCAGCATCAGCATCTCCCGAGATGACCTTGCTGGAATGGTCGGCACAGCGACAGAATCGTTGATTCGCACGCTTTCTGAATTCAAAAACGAGCATTTGCTTGAAATTTCAGGACGCGAAATCACCGTTCTGGATACCCACGGGCTTGAACGTGCGCGTCAGTACTATTGA
- a CDS encoding universal stress protein: protein MIFTEYSYKTLAAKVDLLGEDDLLKRIFVPVDFSDCSDNAIRYAVAIAIRTGAEIFLFNSVQVPLQAAEMATYPLDALEKEAAHRIGNLAQEITNWLDKERFRKLKVHHQVAIGFAAEEIALKAKAMEADLVVMGTRGTGAIEGMILGSNASSVVQNVTCPVLVVPEDAEFHGFDRIAYASDMHEVNAKAIQTLVHFASHFHSEINVLHILTKADELSTEQANSFREQFKKVAKYGKVSFHIAYAEDKSVATMIEEFMDSNAVEIVAMVTHHRSFFDKLFHPSLTRRLTVHARKPLLAFH, encoded by the coding sequence ATGATTTTCACAGAATATTCTTACAAAACGTTGGCAGCAAAGGTGGACCTGCTGGGAGAAGATGATTTGCTGAAGCGCATTTTCGTCCCGGTGGACTTTTCTGACTGCTCTGATAACGCGATTCGGTATGCAGTGGCAATCGCCATTCGTACGGGTGCAGAGATTTTCCTATTCAATAGCGTACAGGTGCCGCTTCAGGCTGCCGAAATGGCAACCTATCCCTTGGACGCCCTCGAAAAGGAAGCCGCGCATCGAATTGGGAATCTTGCCCAGGAAATCACGAATTGGCTGGACAAGGAACGCTTTCGCAAGCTGAAAGTCCATCATCAGGTTGCCATTGGCTTTGCAGCTGAGGAGATTGCACTAAAGGCCAAGGCGATGGAAGCTGATCTCGTAGTGATGGGCACGCGCGGGACCGGTGCGATTGAGGGGATGATTCTCGGTAGCAACGCAAGCTCCGTCGTACAAAATGTCACCTGTCCGGTGCTCGTGGTTCCTGAGGATGCCGAGTTTCACGGATTTGACCGGATCGCCTATGCCAGCGACATGCACGAGGTGAATGCCAAAGCCATACAGACTTTGGTTCATTTCGCCAGCCATTTTCACTCCGAAATCAATGTTCTGCATATTCTGACCAAGGCTGATGAGCTCTCCACAGAGCAGGCCAATAGCTTTCGCGAACAATTTAAGAAGGTTGCCAAGTATGGTAAGGTAAGCTTTCACATAGCTTATGCCGAGGATAAGTCTGTGGCGACGATGATTGAAGAATTCATGGATTCCAATGCTGTGGAGATCGTTGCGATGGTCACGCATCACCGGAGCTTTTTTGACAAACTTTTCCACCCAAGCCTTACCAGGCGCCTCACCGTACATGCACGAAAGCCATTGCTGGCTTTCCATTGA
- a CDS encoding cysteine desulfurase, protein MNRIYLDNAASTPIDQEVLEHMVSVLRDFHGNPSSVHAHGRQLRTIIEKARKEIAEMVGAAPSEIFFTSGGTEADNLAIKCSFGADSPLGQIISTEIEHHAVTHSVEHVAAKGVPVTWLNVDQEGFPDLNQLEDRLKNGPRALVSLMHGNNELGTMIDFVQVAELCHRYGAIYHSDTVQTMAHVPYKLSDIPVNFVTASAHKFYGPHGIGFLYIKSGTRIPPLLCGGSQERNMRAGTENVAGIAAMAYALRKCYGNLEAKNDHLWSLKERMKAGLERSIPGITFNGATERGRSLPTVLNTAFPSVEEESMLLFNLDINGISASGGSACTSGSVKGSHVLHGIGCTAARASNSVRFSFGMQNTLQEVDEALAKIESFAAVRVS, encoded by the coding sequence ATGAATAGGATTTACCTGGACAATGCTGCAAGTACACCCATCGATCAGGAAGTACTTGAACACATGGTTTCGGTTTTGCGCGACTTTCACGGAAATCCTTCTTCCGTACATGCGCACGGTCGCCAGCTGCGCACGATCATCGAAAAAGCGCGAAAAGAGATTGCAGAAATGGTAGGCGCCGCCCCTTCCGAGATATTTTTCACAAGTGGGGGTACAGAAGCCGACAATCTCGCCATCAAATGCAGTTTTGGTGCCGATTCGCCCTTGGGACAGATCATCAGCACCGAAATTGAGCACCATGCCGTAACGCATTCTGTGGAGCATGTCGCTGCAAAAGGTGTCCCGGTTACTTGGCTAAATGTAGATCAGGAAGGCTTCCCCGACCTCAATCAGCTGGAAGACCGCCTCAAAAACGGTCCACGAGCCTTGGTGAGCCTCATGCATGGGAACAATGAACTTGGAACGATGATCGATTTTGTCCAAGTTGCTGAACTTTGCCACCGCTACGGAGCGATTTATCATAGCGACACCGTGCAGACCATGGCGCATGTTCCGTACAAGCTCAGCGACATTCCAGTCAACTTTGTGACTGCATCAGCGCACAAGTTTTATGGTCCGCACGGGATTGGATTCCTCTACATCAAGTCGGGAACGCGGATTCCGCCGCTGCTTTGTGGAGGATCGCAGGAGCGCAACATGCGCGCCGGAACCGAAAATGTAGCTGGCATCGCAGCAATGGCCTACGCCTTGCGTAAATGCTACGGCAACCTCGAAGCCAAAAACGACCATCTTTGGTCACTGAAAGAACGCATGAAGGCCGGTCTTGAACGATCGATTCCTGGAATCACCTTCAACGGAGCCACCGAAAGAGGGCGTTCATTGCCGACCGTCCTGAACACTGCATTCCCATCCGTGGAAGAGGAATCGATGCTGTTGTTCAATTTGGACATTAACGGCATCAGTGCATCGGGCGGTTCGGCATGTACGAGTGGCAGTGTCAAGGGCAGCCATGTTTTGCACGGAATAGGTTGCACCGCTGCGCGCGCTTCCAACAGCGTTCGTTTCAGCTTCGGAATGCAAAATACGCTTCAAGAGGTGGACGAGGCATTGGCAAAGATTGAAAGCTTTGCTGCCGTTCGCGTATCGTAA
- a CDS encoding universal stress protein, which translates to MKQRSYKVLVPIDFSEHSRYAVEFALNSFGSRLTHLFLLHAYKENSPGNAPLISLIDILREKSERLMQQEVLNLKPLIDEGNVILKTYSRFDGFLHSISEIANSEDVDLVVIGTNGHTHPRLDQRDDDPGFLVHKLNKPILLVPKIAN; encoded by the coding sequence ATGAAACAGCGAAGCTATAAAGTCCTTGTGCCGATCGATTTCTCCGAACATTCGAGGTATGCAGTGGAATTTGCGCTGAATTCATTCGGTAGCCGCTTGACACATCTTTTTCTGCTCCATGCCTACAAGGAAAATAGCCCCGGAAATGCCCCTTTGATTTCATTGATCGACATTTTGCGTGAAAAATCAGAACGCCTGATGCAGCAGGAAGTCCTGAATTTGAAGCCATTGATCGATGAGGGCAATGTCATTCTGAAGACCTACAGCAGGTTTGACGGGTTCCTCCATTCGATTTCAGAAATCGCAAATTCAGAGGATGTCGATTTGGTGGTGATTGGCACAAATGGTCATACCCACCCCAGACTCGATCAACGCGATGACGATCCGGGATTTCTGGTGCACAAACTCAACAAGCCCATCTTGCTGGTTCCAAAAATTGCTAATTAG
- the glmM gene encoding phosphoglucosamine mutase, producing the protein MTLIASISGIRGTIGGESEMNLTPIDIVKFTSAFGMWMTTKSSSRKVVIGRDARPSGEMLENLVKGTLVGLGFEVLNLGLSTTPTVEMAVVEFEAAGGIVLTASHNPQQWNALKLLNRKGEFVTNKAGIDIQEIAKNGYFNFATIDQIGKVTEVQGFVDVHIQKILDLPYIDSFAVGASGLKILVDGVNSSGSVFVPQLLRAMGITDIIEVNSTPDGHFAHNPEPLKQNLLDTCAAIQMHGCDLGIVVDPDVDRLVLIDETGELFGEEYTLVAVADFMLQQKKGVVVSNLSSSRALRDLAESHGCAYFASAVGEVNVTEIMKRKDAVIGGEGNGGVIAPDLHYGRDALVGIAIFLTHLVKSRKKVSELRATYPDYFMSKQKADLDQGVDMQELLTQLEAKYSAEETNNIDGLKIDFPASWVHLRKSNTEPIIRIYSEAKTQAEADLLADNFKAEIVSMVEKTQG; encoded by the coding sequence ATGACATTGATTGCTTCCATTTCAGGTATCAGAGGCACGATCGGCGGAGAAAGTGAAATGAATCTGACGCCTATCGACATCGTGAAGTTCACCTCAGCCTTCGGGATGTGGATGACAACGAAGTCCTCTTCGCGCAAAGTGGTCATTGGCCGCGACGCACGCCCTTCAGGAGAAATGCTGGAAAACCTTGTCAAAGGCACACTCGTCGGGCTTGGGTTCGAAGTGCTGAATCTTGGGCTCAGTACCACGCCGACGGTCGAGATGGCCGTTGTCGAATTTGAAGCAGCAGGCGGGATCGTGCTCACTGCAAGCCACAATCCGCAACAATGGAATGCTCTCAAACTTTTGAATCGCAAAGGCGAGTTTGTGACCAATAAGGCGGGAATTGACATTCAGGAAATTGCCAAGAATGGCTATTTCAACTTTGCGACCATTGATCAAATCGGAAAAGTCACTGAGGTTCAGGGTTTTGTTGATGTTCACATCCAGAAGATTCTGGACTTGCCATATATCGACTCATTTGCCGTGGGAGCCTCTGGCCTTAAAATTCTTGTAGATGGTGTCAACAGCAGCGGAAGCGTCTTTGTTCCCCAATTGCTTCGCGCAATGGGGATTACCGACATCATCGAGGTCAACAGTACACCTGACGGACATTTTGCACATAATCCGGAGCCGCTCAAGCAAAATTTGCTAGATACCTGCGCTGCCATTCAGATGCATGGTTGCGATCTGGGGATCGTCGTGGATCCTGACGTAGACCGGTTGGTTTTGATTGATGAAACAGGCGAGTTGTTTGGAGAGGAATACACCTTGGTGGCCGTAGCCGACTTCATGTTGCAACAGAAGAAAGGTGTGGTGGTCTCCAATCTTTCCAGCAGCCGTGCTTTGCGCGACCTTGCAGAAAGTCATGGCTGCGCCTATTTTGCCTCGGCAGTAGGCGAGGTGAACGTCACTGAAATCATGAAGCGGAAGGATGCCGTGATTGGTGGCGAAGGTAATGGAGGGGTGATCGCCCCTGATCTGCACTACGGGCGCGATGCGCTCGTCGGTATTGCAATTTTTCTCACCCATTTGGTGAAATCGCGCAAAAAAGTATCCGAATTGCGTGCTACCTATCCCGATTATTTCATGTCCAAGCAAAAGGCCGATCTCGACCAAGGCGTGGACATGCAGGAATTGCTGACCCAGTTGGAGGCAAAATACAGCGCCGAGGAGACCAATAACATCGATGGACTCAAAATCGATTTCCCAGCTTCTTGGGTTCATTTGCGCAAATCCAATACTGAGCCGATCATTCGCATTTATTCCGAGGCCAAAACACAGGCCGAGGCTGATCTTCTTGCCGACAATTTCAAGGCGGAGATTGTATCAATGGTTGAAAAAACGCAAGGATAA
- a CDS encoding class I SAM-dependent methyltransferase has translation MYKIVQFLKHRWQAKTKHGVHSPFVFDFVTNVLPRNPSASGNRIEALRRQLLHRKDILEIEDFGAGYRGEARPVIRKTIRQVIQSSARRRGEGELLSRIVRHYAPQHLLELGTNLGFSTMYLSEAMGSESQLITIEGSKQLSKRAATHLASMGMQPSLLVGEFTEVLENQIDWKTFRPEFVLLDGNHREEATLAYFDFLLPKLGAAAIVVLDDIYWSQGMTKAWQAIVNHPKVTVSIDLFDLGICFLERNQAKEHFRIKTWAL, from the coding sequence ATGTACAAGATCGTTCAATTCCTCAAGCATCGGTGGCAGGCCAAAACCAAACACGGCGTGCATTCTCCGTTTGTTTTTGATTTTGTGACGAATGTCCTGCCTCGAAACCCAAGTGCCTCCGGAAATCGCATCGAAGCCTTGCGCAGGCAACTGCTTCATCGCAAGGATATCCTGGAGATCGAAGATTTTGGTGCCGGCTATCGTGGCGAGGCACGACCTGTCATCCGGAAAACCATTCGGCAGGTGATTCAATCTTCCGCAAGAAGGAGAGGTGAAGGGGAATTGTTGAGTAGAATCGTCAGGCACTATGCGCCGCAGCACCTGCTCGAATTGGGAACCAATCTTGGATTCTCAACCATGTATTTGTCTGAGGCTATGGGTTCAGAGAGTCAATTGATTACCATAGAAGGTTCAAAGCAATTGTCGAAGCGCGCAGCAACGCATCTCGCATCCATGGGCATGCAGCCGTCATTGCTTGTCGGCGAATTTACAGAGGTACTTGAAAACCAAATCGACTGGAAAACCTTTCGGCCGGAATTTGTGTTGCTGGATGGTAACCATCGGGAGGAAGCCACATTGGCCTACTTCGATTTTTTGTTGCCGAAATTGGGGGCAGCAGCGATCGTGGTTTTGGACGATATTTATTGGAGCCAAGGCATGACCAAGGCTTGGCAGGCAATTGTGAACCATCCGAAGGTGACGGTGAGCATCGATTTGTTTGACTTGGGGATTTGCTTTTTGGAGAGGAATCAGGCGAAGGAGCATTTTAGGATCAAGACTTGGGCTTTGTGA
- a CDS encoding S9 family peptidase, translating into MKKIQSPFLQIAILALMLLGQGQLVSAQKQQIALEDIWLNGKFRPDFPSEFNWMKDDNFYTELDGTKIEKFGIKDQSKVATILDIATLKNPADGSELQVASYRFSDDESKLLLIGEATPIYRHSTKEACFVWDSKSNKVYRLHEGRPISFATFSPDGSSVAYMADNNLFAYTFATNKESTLSNDGSWGNIINGGTDWVYEEEFAFDKAFAWSPDSKKIAFYRFDESKVREFNMAIYGDLYPKDYKFKYPKAGEANAAVEIHIFDLASHAKVKADVGPEVDQYIPRITWTQSSEKLAVMRMNRLQNQLDVLLVDSKSGSSKVILSEKEDTYIEQPSDNQWFFLKNGKEFLWQSEADGYMHIYLYDLEGKQLRQITKGNFDVSEFCALDEQRGLIYYLSTADGPTEKQLYSVSLDGKKTQRLTKAAGFHGVSFSSNNSYYLDSYSTIDTPPYTGLYDHKGSEIKMLKDNAKLKGVLGQMNISKPEFFSFKTGDGTELNGWMIKPADFDKTNKYPVLMHVYGGPGSQTVKNEYGNSNYIWHQMLAQQGYIVVSVDNRGTGARGEAFKKCTYGQLGKLEAEDQIEAAKYLGTLEYVNKERIGIWGWSFGGYMTSLCLTKGNGIFKMGIAVAPVTTWRFYDTIYTERYLKTPQLNASGYDDNSPIKFAKQLKGSYLLVHGTADDNVHFQNSMAWVDALVSANIPFEMAFYPNKNHGIYGGATRFHLYNRMTQFLKANL; encoded by the coding sequence ATGAAGAAAATTCAGTCCCCTTTCCTGCAAATCGCCATCCTGGCATTGATGCTGTTGGGCCAAGGTCAACTTGTGTCTGCTCAAAAACAGCAAATCGCCCTGGAAGACATCTGGCTCAACGGGAAATTCAGACCCGACTTCCCCTCCGAATTCAATTGGATGAAGGACGATAACTTCTATACCGAGCTCGACGGGACCAAAATCGAAAAGTTCGGAATCAAGGATCAATCCAAAGTCGCGACGATTTTGGATATCGCGACCCTCAAAAATCCAGCCGATGGCAGCGAACTCCAAGTCGCCAGCTATCGTTTCAGTGATGACGAAAGCAAATTGCTCCTGATCGGCGAGGCTACACCCATCTATCGCCACAGTACCAAGGAAGCTTGTTTCGTATGGGACAGCAAGTCCAATAAGGTCTATCGCCTACACGAAGGCAGACCCATTTCCTTTGCGACTTTTTCTCCAGATGGCTCTTCGGTGGCCTACATGGCCGACAACAACCTCTTTGCCTACACCTTTGCCACCAACAAGGAATCCACGTTGAGCAACGATGGAAGTTGGGGAAACATCATCAATGGCGGTACCGACTGGGTATATGAGGAGGAATTTGCGTTCGACAAGGCCTTCGCTTGGTCGCCTGACAGCAAAAAGATCGCATTCTACCGCTTCGACGAAAGCAAGGTCCGCGAATTCAACATGGCCATCTACGGCGATTTGTACCCCAAGGATTACAAATTCAAGTACCCAAAGGCAGGCGAGGCCAATGCCGCAGTAGAAATCCACATCTTCGACTTGGCCTCCCATGCGAAAGTGAAGGCTGATGTCGGTCCTGAAGTTGATCAATACATCCCACGCATCACTTGGACCCAATCTTCAGAGAAGTTGGCCGTCATGCGCATGAACCGCCTTCAGAACCAGTTGGATGTATTGTTGGTGGATTCCAAATCCGGCAGCTCAAAGGTCATTCTCAGCGAAAAGGAGGATACCTATATTGAGCAACCCTCTGACAACCAATGGTTTTTTCTCAAAAACGGCAAGGAGTTCCTCTGGCAAAGCGAGGCCGATGGATACATGCATATTTACTTGTACGATCTTGAAGGCAAGCAACTCCGCCAAATCACCAAAGGTAATTTTGACGTTTCCGAATTCTGTGCGCTAGACGAACAGCGCGGATTGATCTATTATTTGTCGACCGCAGACGGCCCGACAGAAAAGCAGTTGTACAGTGTTTCATTGGATGGAAAAAAGACGCAAAGACTCACGAAAGCAGCTGGTTTTCATGGAGTTTCGTTCAGTTCCAACAACAGCTATTATCTCGACAGCTACAGCACCATCGATACGCCGCCCTACACAGGCTTGTACGATCACAAAGGCAGCGAGATCAAAATGCTGAAAGACAACGCCAAACTCAAAGGAGTTTTGGGCCAAATGAACATCTCCAAACCCGAATTTTTCAGCTTCAAAACAGGTGACGGAACCGAGCTGAATGGTTGGATGATCAAGCCTGCCGACTTTGACAAAACCAACAAATATCCCGTGTTGATGCATGTTTACGGCGGTCCGGGCAGTCAAACCGTCAAAAACGAATATGGAAACTCCAACTATATCTGGCATCAGATGTTGGCGCAGCAAGGCTATATCGTGGTATCCGTCGATAACCGCGGTACCGGAGCGAGGGGAGAGGCCTTCAAAAAATGCACCTATGGTCAGCTGGGGAAATTGGAGGCAGAAGACCAAATCGAAGCAGCGAAATACCTCGGAACCCTGGAATACGTGAACAAAGAGCGAATCGGTATTTGGGGATGGAGCTTTGGCGGATACATGACCTCGCTTTGTCTCACGAAAGGCAACGGAATTTTCAAAATGGGCATTGCGGTTGCGCCGGTGACCACTTGGAGGTTTTACGACACGATTTACACCGAGCGGTACCTGAAAACACCGCAGCTGAATGCCAGTGGCTATGATGACAACAGCCCGATCAAATTTGCCAAGCAACTGAAAGGATCCTATTTGCTGGTTCACGGTACGGCCGACGACAACGTCCACTTCCAAAACTCAATGGCTTGGGTCGATGCATTGGTGAGCGCCAATATCCCCTTTGAAATGGCGTTTTATCCCAACAAAAATCACGGGATCTACGGAGGCGCTACGCGGTTCCACCTTTACAACAGGATGACGCAATTTCTGAAGGCGAATCTTTGA
- a CDS encoding PAS domain S-box protein, whose protein sequence is MKSTESQDTRPKEAKFDHICEALFSSAAEGLVVVDRRGIIKLYNLRAEEMFGYTREEMQGQPVELLVPEAFRAKHVKNKEGYLQNPSTRSMGMGLDLMARRKDGTTFPVEISLNYFESEGEQYAMALISDITRRKAVEQQLAKLNEELEGRVQERTHELRESQHLYSVIARNFPNGSINVFDRDFNYIFAEGRELFRMGVTSDQLVGTNYLARLSPVVRETVGTKLKTVFEGHSLSFDLDLEDKTFEIHAVPLRDSDGLISRIMVVETNTTQQKRAAADIIKALEKERQLNELKSRFVSMASHEFRTPLSTILTSISLLNKYTGAEHEEQRIKHFTRIRTSVHNLTAILNDFLSLDKLESGMLAPNAEDFDLFSMVEDLIDEMQSICKSGQVIKHVYQGEKQVKVDRNMVRNIILNLLSNAIKYSPDGKTVEIQVHVSDGKIRMDVRDEGIGIPEGDVKHMFERFFRAHNAINIQGTGLGLNIVKKYIDLMNGDIWFESTPGRGSVFSFVLPQKLMS, encoded by the coding sequence ATGAAATCCACTGAAAGCCAAGATACCCGTCCAAAAGAGGCAAAGTTCGATCACATCTGTGAGGCTTTGTTCTCCTCCGCCGCCGAGGGGCTCGTCGTGGTGGACCGTCGTGGAATTATCAAATTGTACAATCTCCGCGCCGAGGAAATGTTTGGATACACCCGCGAGGAAATGCAGGGGCAGCCGGTAGAACTGCTTGTTCCTGAAGCCTTTAGGGCCAAACATGTAAAAAACAAGGAGGGTTATCTTCAAAACCCAAGCACACGGTCCATGGGCATGGGGCTGGACCTTATGGCACGGCGCAAAGACGGAACAACCTTTCCCGTCGAAATCTCACTGAATTACTTCGAATCGGAAGGTGAGCAATATGCCATGGCGCTGATTTCAGATATCACGCGTCGGAAGGCGGTCGAGCAGCAGCTTGCCAAGCTCAACGAGGAATTGGAGGGTCGGGTACAAGAGCGCACGCATGAGCTCAGGGAGAGCCAGCATCTGTATAGCGTGATTGCACGCAACTTCCCCAACGGAAGCATCAATGTGTTTGACAGGGACTTCAATTACATCTTTGCAGAAGGGCGTGAATTGTTCAGAATGGGTGTAACAAGTGACCAACTGGTCGGCACCAATTATCTTGCCCGTCTTTCTCCCGTAGTACGGGAAACGGTTGGCACCAAGCTGAAAACAGTTTTTGAAGGCCATAGCCTTAGTTTTGACCTGGACCTCGAAGATAAGACATTTGAAATCCATGCAGTTCCGCTGCGCGATTCCGATGGACTTATCAGTCGTATCATGGTCGTGGAAACCAATACCACGCAACAAAAGCGCGCCGCGGCAGACATCATCAAGGCGCTGGAGAAAGAAAGACAGCTCAATGAGCTCAAATCGCGGTTTGTCTCGATGGCTTCGCATGAATTCCGCACCCCACTCAGCACAATTCTCACTTCCATCTCGCTGCTCAACAAATACACAGGTGCCGAACATGAGGAGCAGCGGATTAAACATTTTACCAGAATTCGCACATCAGTCCACAATCTCACTGCCATCCTGAATGACTTTTTGTCGCTTGACAAGCTGGAAAGCGGCATGTTGGCGCCGAACGCAGAGGATTTTGACTTGTTTTCCATGGTAGAAGACCTGATCGATGAAATGCAGTCCATCTGCAAATCAGGGCAGGTCATCAAACATGTTTATCAGGGCGAAAAGCAAGTGAAAGTCGATCGCAACATGGTGCGCAACATCATCCTGAACCTGCTTTCCAATGCCATCAAATATTCTCCGGATGGGAAAACAGTTGAAATTCAGGTACATGTAAGCGATGGAAAGATAAGGATGGATGTCCGCGATGAAGGAATCGGGATTCCCGAAGGGGATGTAAAGCATATGTTTGAACGCTTTTTCAGAGCGCACAATGCCATCAATATTCAAGGCACTGGCTTGGGCCTCAACATTGTGAAGAAGTACATCGATTTGATGAACGGGGATATCTGGTTTGAGAGCACACCAGGAAGGGGTTCGGTTTTTAGTTTTGTGTTACCTCAAAAGTTAATGTCATGA
- the ruvB gene encoding Holliday junction branch migration DNA helicase RuvB, whose product MKDPIMDAGNALDKDEDIVLRPQRFEEFTGQLKLVENLQIFVKAAAMRGDALDHVILHGPPGLGKTTLSYIIANELGSNIKATSGPILEKPGDLAGVLTNLEPRDVLFIDEIHRLSPIVEEYLYSAMEDFKIDILIESGPNSRSVEIALNPFTLVGATTRTGLLTAPLLARFGINFRLEYYDAATLARIIRRSAQVLGVPIEKDASLEIARRSRGTPRIANRLLRRNRDFAMVKGDGVITMEIAKYALNALDVDESGLDDMDNKILRAIIEKFKGGPVGLSTIATAVGEEAETIEEVYEPYLIMEGFLKRTARGRMATERAFKHFDILPSGDQGTLF is encoded by the coding sequence ATGAAGGACCCAATCATGGACGCGGGAAATGCGTTGGACAAAGACGAAGACATTGTCTTGCGTCCGCAACGGTTTGAAGAGTTTACCGGGCAGTTGAAACTGGTGGAAAACCTTCAAATCTTCGTAAAGGCGGCGGCAATGCGCGGTGATGCCTTGGATCACGTGATCCTGCATGGCCCGCCGGGATTGGGAAAAACCACGTTGAGCTATATCATTGCCAACGAACTCGGCTCCAACATCAAGGCGACTTCAGGACCGATTCTGGAAAAGCCAGGGGATCTTGCCGGCGTTTTGACCAATCTCGAACCACGGGACGTGCTCTTCATTGATGAGATTCACCGCCTGAGCCCGATCGTCGAGGAATATCTCTATTCAGCGATGGAGGATTTCAAGATTGACATCCTGATAGAATCCGGCCCGAATTCCAGGAGCGTGGAAATCGCCTTGAACCCGTTCACGCTCGTGGGTGCCACCACGCGCACAGGCTTGCTCACCGCCCCGCTCCTCGCCCGTTTTGGCATCAACTTCCGACTGGAATACTACGATGCAGCGACATTGGCAAGGATTATCCGCAGGTCGGCGCAGGTATTGGGCGTTCCCATCGAGAAGGATGCTTCCCTCGAAATCGCAAGGCGTAGCCGCGGGACGCCCCGTATTGCCAACCGATTGCTGAGAAGAAACCGTGACTTCGCCATGGTCAAAGGCGATGGTGTCATTACCATGGAAATCGCCAAATATGCGCTCAATGCATTGGATGTCGACGAATCCGGTTTGGACGACATGGACAACAAGATCTTGAGAGCCATCATTGAGAAATTCAAGGGAGGACCCGTCGGGCTGAGTACAATCGCCACGGCCGTGGGCGAGGAAGCCGAAACCATTGAAGAAGTTTATGAACCCTATCTGATCATGGAGGGTTTCCTCAAGCGCACTGCGAGGGGAAGAATGGCGACTGAGAGGGCATTTAAACATTTTGACATCCTTCCCTCAGGAGATCAGGGAACTCTTTTCTAA